A stretch of DNA from Variovorax paradoxus:
GAACAAGAACTTCACCAACATCCGCATCCCGGTGCGGCGGCTGTCGGGCGGGCAGCGGCAGGTGGTGGCGATTTCGCGCGCGCTGTACTTCAACGCGCGCATCCTCATCATGGACGAGCCCTGCGCCGCGCTCGGCCCCGAAGAAACGGCGATGGTCGGGCGCCTCGTGAAGCAGCTGAAGGACGACGGCGTCGGCATCTTCCTCATCACGCACGACATGCCCGACGTGTTCTCGCTGAGCGACCGGCTTGCGGTGATGAAGAACGGCAAGCTCGTGGGCACCTACCGCACGGCCGATGTCACCGAGGACGAAGTGCTCGGGATGATCATTGCCGGCAAGCGGCCCGAGGGGCGGGAGCAGGCGCACCACGCAGCCACCGCAGCCACTGCATCGGCATGAAGACGATCGGCGACCAGCCGCTGCTCAAGCGCATGAACCGCAGCGTGCTGCTGCGGTTGCTACGCGCGCAGCCGGGCTTGTCGCGCGCGCGGCTCGCGAGCGAAAGCGGGCTCACCAAATCGACCGTGAGCCTGCTGGTGCGCGAGCTGCTCGACGAAGGCTGGCTCAGCGAATCGGGCGCGGCCGTGGCCGACGGACTGGGGCGGCCGTCTACGCCGCTGCAGATCAACGTCGGCGTGCGCGCGCTGATGGGCGTGGAGATCGCCGTCGAAACGCTGCGCCTCGTGTGCGTCTCGCTGCAGGGCGAGGTGCTGCACGCGGACACGCAGCCGCTGGACGACGGCACGCCCGCCCGCGTGTGCGCGCAGCTCGCGCGCATGGCCGCTGCGGGACACGCGCACCTCGACCGGCGCGGCCTGCGCCTGTCGAGCATCGGCGTGTGCGTGCCGGGCGCGGTGGACGACTGCACGGGCGTGGTCCGCTTCGCGCCCAACCTCGGTTGGCGCAACGTGAACCTGCTGCCTGCGCTCGAAAAAGCGCTGGCCGCGGCGGGCCTGCCGGGCGTCACCGTGCAGCTGCAGAACGACGCCGATGCGGCCGCGCTCGGCGAGTACGAGTTCGCCGCGGGCGAGGGCGAAGACCCGCTGATCTTCGTCAGCAGCGACGTCGGCGTGGGCGCCGGCGTGGTGCTGAACGACCGCCTCTTCACCGGCGCGCAAGGCATGGCCGGCGAGATCGGCCACACCATCCTGCAGCTCGACGGCCCGCTGTGCTCGTGCGGACGGCACGGCTGCGCCGAGGCTTTTTTCGGCTCGCGCGTGCTGGCGCGCGAGGGTGCCGACATGGCGCGTGCCGCCGCTTTCTTCGGCGTGCTGCTGCAGAACCTGTGGGTCACCTTCAACCCGCGCGCGATCGTGCTCGGGGGCAAGGTCTGCGCGGAGCATCCCGCGTTCGTGCAGACCGCGTTCGACGCAGTGAAGGGTTATGCGGAGCGCGCCGGCATGCCCGCGCCCGACCTGCGCACCGCGCGCTACGAAGCACTCGCGCCCGCGGTGGGCGCGGCGGCGTTGGCGCTGCACGAATACTTAAGGCCGCTGCAGCCCGACGCCCGCACGCGGCGCGCGCGCGCCGCACAAGGTCTTGCCACCGTCGTCTGAGCCATCGGCCTACGCGCGTGGCGCGGGCGTTGGTCTACGGTAGGGGTTCCGTTCGAGGGGAGCTCCAGCCATGACGCGTTCTTCCGCCCAGTTCACGCAGCCTGCCGGGGTGTCGTCGGCGTCTCCCTTGCTGGTCGCCACCGCCGTGGTGCTCGGCCTCGCGGGCCTGGTGCTCGCCGCTGCGGGCGCGTGGCTTATCGCGCTCGGCGGCTCGTGGTACTACCTCGTCGCGGGGCTCGGGCTCCTCGCGTCGGCGTGGCTGCTGAAGCGCGGCGGCGGCATCGGTCTGCTGGTCTATGCGGCGGTGGTGCTGCTGACGCTGGTGTGGTCGCTGTGGGAGGTGGGCTTCGACTGGTGGCCGCTGGCCGCGCGCGGCGATGTGTTCTTCGTGCTCGGCCTGTTCCTGCTCTCGCCGTGGGTGGCGCGTGCGCTGGCGCGCCGCGATGCCACGGGCATCGGGCCCACGCGCGCCGTGCTCGGCGGCGTGCTCGCGGCCTTCCTCGTTGCCGCGGTGGTTTCGTGGACGCGCGAGCCCGGCCGCATCGAAGGCATCGCGCCGCTGCCCGATGCATCGAGCAATGCAACCAGCAACGCAGCCGCCCACCCGCCACCGCCCACGGATGAGTGGACCGCCTACAGCGGCACCGGTTTCGGCCAGCGCTACTCGGCGCTCGACCAGATCACGCCGGCCAACGTCGGGCAGCTCCAGGAGGCGTGGCACTTCCGTACCGGCGACGTGCGCGGCCAGCCCGGCGATCCGGAGGAGACGACCTTCGAGGTCACGCCGCTGAAGATCGGCGAGCGGCTCTTTTTGTGCACGCCGCACCAGTCGGTGGTGGCGCTCGACGCGACCACGGGCGCGCAGCTGTGGCGCTACACGCCCGAGATCAAGCGCCCGCTCGCGCTGCAGCACCTGACCTGCCGCGGGCTCTCGTACCACGCGGGCAGCGCGTCGCCCTCGCCAGCACCGGCACCCGCACCCGCAGGCGACTGCAGCGCCAAGCTCTTCATGCCCACCGCCGACGGCCGCGTGCTCGCGCTCAACCCCGAGAACGGCAAGCCCTGCATGGCCTTCGGCAATGGCACGGGGCAGATCGACCTGTGGAAGAACATGCCCAACGTGAACCCGGGCTCGTATTACTCGACCTCGCCCGTCGTCGTGACGCGCTCGCTGTTCATCGTGGGCGGCACCGTGCTCGACAACGTCTCGACGAAGGAAGCCTCGGGCGTGATCCGCGCCTTCGACGTGAACACCGGCGCGCTGGTGTGGAACTGGGATTCAGGCAACCCCGAGGACACCGCGCCCATCGCGCCCGATCGCACCTACAGCGCCAACTCGCCCAACAGCTGGTCGATCTCCAGCGTGGACGAGGCGCTGGGCCTGGTCTACGTGCCCACGGGCAACCAGCCGCCCGACCAGTGGGGCGGCAAGCGCACCGAGGGCGCCGAGCGCTATTCGTCGTCGGTGGTGGCGCTCGACCTGGCGAGCGGCCGCGTGCGCTGGCATTTCCAGACCGTGCACCACGACCTGTGGGACTACGACGTGCCGTCGCAGCCCAGCCTCGTCGACCTGCGCGTGGGCAGCGAGACCCTTCCCGCGCTGGTGCAGCCGACCAAGCAGGGCGAGCTCTTCGTGCTCGATCGGCGCAACGGCCAGCCGATCGTGCCGGTGACCGAGCGGCCCGTGCCGCAGGGCGCAGCCGCAGGCGACCGCACCGCGCCGACGCAGCCGGTGTCGGGCCTGTCGTTCGATCCGC
This window harbors:
- a CDS encoding ROK family transcriptional regulator, encoding MKTIGDQPLLKRMNRSVLLRLLRAQPGLSRARLASESGLTKSTVSLLVRELLDEGWLSESGAAVADGLGRPSTPLQINVGVRALMGVEIAVETLRLVCVSLQGEVLHADTQPLDDGTPARVCAQLARMAAAGHAHLDRRGLRLSSIGVCVPGAVDDCTGVVRFAPNLGWRNVNLLPALEKALAAAGLPGVTVQLQNDADAAALGEYEFAAGEGEDPLIFVSSDVGVGAGVVLNDRLFTGAQGMAGEIGHTILQLDGPLCSCGRHGCAEAFFGSRVLAREGADMARAAAFFGVLLQNLWVTFNPRAIVLGGKVCAEHPAFVQTAFDAVKGYAERAGMPAPDLRTARYEALAPAVGAAALALHEYLRPLQPDARTRRARAAQGLATVV
- a CDS encoding glucose/quinate/shikimate family membrane-bound PQQ-dependent dehydrogenase, giving the protein MTRSSAQFTQPAGVSSASPLLVATAVVLGLAGLVLAAAGAWLIALGGSWYYLVAGLGLLASAWLLKRGGGIGLLVYAAVVLLTLVWSLWEVGFDWWPLAARGDVFFVLGLFLLSPWVARALARRDATGIGPTRAVLGGVLAAFLVAAVVSWTREPGRIEGIAPLPDASSNATSNAAAHPPPPTDEWTAYSGTGFGQRYSALDQITPANVGQLQEAWHFRTGDVRGQPGDPEETTFEVTPLKIGERLFLCTPHQSVVALDATTGAQLWRYTPEIKRPLALQHLTCRGLSYHAGSASPSPAPAPAPAGDCSAKLFMPTADGRVLALNPENGKPCMAFGNGTGQIDLWKNMPNVNPGSYYSTSPVVVTRSLFIVGGTVLDNVSTKEASGVIRAFDVNTGALVWNWDSGNPEDTAPIAPDRTYSANSPNSWSISSVDEALGLVYVPTGNQPPDQWGGKRTEGAERYSSSVVALDLASGRVRWHFQTVHHDLWDYDVPSQPSLVDLRVGSETLPALVQPTKQGELFVLDRRNGQPIVPVTERPVPQGAAAGDRTAPTQPVSGLSFDPPALTPADMWGGTVFDQLACRIAFHRLRYEGRYTPPSTQGSLIYPGNFGVFNWGGIAVDPQRQIAFATPTALAFVSKLVPRADDTTPYVQGKNRPNDSLPALNENFGAPFAVKLSAFTSVFGLPCQAPPWGHVAAADLRSGKVVWKHKNGTVRDSSPLPLPFAMGVPNLGGPVMTAGGVAFLSGTLDQYVRGYDVGNGKELWRSRLPAGGQATPMTYRGSDGRQYVVVAAGGHGSLGTRTGDHVIAYALPKR